A region of Colletotrichum higginsianum IMI 349063 chromosome 10, whole genome shotgun sequence DNA encodes the following proteins:
- a CDS encoding Topoisomerase II-associated protein PAT1 yields the protein MSFFGFDPTRPSHNTAAPGFSQAHDPFAGLSRGNIEDDDAVEFDDTYDGLGDQLEESGDAFNDDTFGGGGNETISSAPVGKDFDFFGQTAKVSDAIEEEQVRYSRQVPSAKSVPAPAPVQPQQHYQHQPQQPQPQHQPPPNYYYQSQQAPRPVRTGYEKYQEAEPIPDLHVDASLWGMPSKKPAYPEPSPQPQAASASRKVMSLEEVEKAMREQATQRTAQPALSEAVPGVQGYPAERPDYGYGRPEAVQQQSFQGSEHQQQHAGQAPQHHGHAHPVTILQRPQSISSKPTPPIQNTPSPLAQPPHPHAPPTQPTQILQNPNRLSGDAARIGAHSQPPHSHHQAHGHQAHRSQGSMGRVPQVAQQQQQPQQPPPHLAHLSEDEKAAYLDQETKRAKRNHKIWLLSKDNGLMTPQDKNFVTRIQLQQLVSATGNPIDQTNDDSLTEDFYYQVLSQIRGGQRQNPNQPLNNFAQTYLFQTGSRQGNMRRQGRAAENHVQRMEQQVQRAVEAAKNKPKNPQLVIAGSLGKISFSNAKTPKPLLNIKRTESSGDANRPGNGKRQGGSNGLDRKAILRNIEKVYNTIMKMEDHARFLPPPPANGNDEEFHVKHQAWLETAQGLNAQLWNDLKVHEPIGATTIHPFIAFLSFPKGKKAIPRVFRHISFEQRTTILTMIIIHLDQLDVVYGAQATDGEVSLNAAMRESIELFSAAVMPSLFAYFNETELDIVTGVLGLISTKLNIDLIAKTRVGCSMLTLILSRAELLKQGGGGSPQLWAEWEQTFDMFFNKLEPTLHHIFPGSVNTGEDVVVWQLLAAVGVSANPEQQQRLVLAVKDRVLDTVAHAKTLPGAMATTRLATVNLFMHSIGLDVDLLQ from the exons ATGTCCTTCTTCGGTTTCGACCCCACGCGCCCGAGCCACAACACAGCGGCGCCGGGCTTCTCCCAGGCCCATGACCCGTTCGCCGGCCTTTCTCGCGGCAATatcgaagacgacgatgccgtcgagtTCGACGACACGTACGATGGCCTAGGCGATCAGCTCGAGGAAAGCGGCGATGCCTTCAACGACGACACTTTTGGAGGTGGTGGTAACGAAACTATCTCTTCCGCCCCCGTCGGCAAGGACTTCGACTTCTTCGGCCAAACAGCCAAGGTGTCGGATGCCATCGAAGAGGAACAGGTCCGCTACAGTCGCCAGGTCCCGTCGGCGAAGTCAGTTCCCGCACCTGCGCCGGTCCAGCCGCAACAGCACTACCAACACCagcctcagcagcctcagcCGCAACACCAGCCTCCGCCGAACTACTACTATCAAAGCCAGCAGGCTCCCAGGCCTGTCCGCACCGGCTATGAGAAGTACCAAGAGGCAGAGCCTATTCCCGATCTCCACGTCGACGCATCGCTTTGGGGCATGCCTTCCAAGAAGCCCGCCTATCCCGAGCCTTCCCCGCAGCCGCAAGCCGCCTCTGCTAGCCGCAAGGTGATGAGTCTGGAGGAGGTGGAAAAGGCAATGCGAGAACAGGCTACTCAACGaactgcccagcctgctctTTCCGAGGCTGTGCCTGGCGTTCAAGGCTACCCGGCCGAGCGGCCTGACTACGGCTATGGTCGACCGGAGGCTGTTCAGCAGCAATCCTTCCAGGGTTCcgagcatcagcagcagcacgcgGGTCAGGCTCCTCAGCACCACGGTCATGCGCATCCTGTCACTATCCTTCAACGACCCCAATCCATCTCCTCCAAACCCACGCCGCCCATTCAAAACACCCCCAGCCCGCTTGCTCAACCTCCCCACCCTCACGCCCCGCCTACGCAGCCGACCCAGATCTTGCAGAATCCCAACAGGCTTTCCGGCGATGCCGCTCGAATCGGCGCTCATAGCCAGCCGCCTCACAGCCATCATCAGGCTCATGGTCATCAAGCGCATCGATCACAAGGCTCCATGGGCCGTGTTCCTCAGGtcgcccagcagcagcagcagccgcagcagccgccgccgcatctCGCTCACCTCTCtgaggacgagaaggccgcctACCTTGACCAAGAAACCAAGCGTGCCAAGCGCAACCACAAGATTTGGCTCTTGTCCAAGGACAATGGCCTCATGACGCCCCAGGACAAGAACTTTGTGACTCGTATCCAGTTGCAGCAACTGGTTTCGGCCACTGGTAACCCGATCGATCAGACCAATGACGACTCTTTGACCGAGGATTTCTATTACCAGGTGCTAAGCCAGATTCGCGGTGGTCAGCGCCAGAACCCCAACCAGCCCCTGAACAATTTTGCTCAGACCTACCTCTTCCAAACCGGAAGCCGTCAGGGCAACATGAGGAGACAGGGCCGGGCTGCCGAGAACCACGTCCAGCGAATGGAGCAGCAGGTTCAGCGTGCCGTCGAGGCTGCCAAGAACAAGCCCAAGAACCCTCAGTTGGTCATCGCTGGCAGTCTTGGAAAGATCTCCTTCAGTAACGCCAAGACGCCCAAGCCTCTTCTTAATATCAAGCGAACCGAAAGCAGCGGAGATGCTAACCGGCCTGGTAATGGCAAGCGGCAAGGCGGCTCGAACGGGCTGGACCGTAAGGCCATCCTGCGAAACATTGAGAAGGTCTATAACACCATCATGAAGATGGAAGATCACGCCCgcttccttcctccccctcccgccAACGGCAACGACGAGGAGTTCCATGTGAAGCACCAGGCATGGTTGGAAACGGCCCAGGGGCTCAATGCCCAGCTCTGGAATGACCTAAAGGTTCACGAGCCCATTGGTGCCACCACCATTCACCCCTTTATCGCGTTCCTCTCGTTccccaagggcaagaaggccaTCCCTCGCGTCTTCAGACACATCAGCTTCGAGCAGCGCACCACGATCCTGACCATGATCATTATTCACCTTGACCAGCTGGATGTTGTCTACGGTGCCCAGGCTACTGACGGCGAGGTCAGTCTTAACGCTGCTATGCGCGAGAGCATTGAACTTTTCTCTGCCGCTGTCATGCCGAGCCTGTTTGCCTACTTCAACGAGACGGAGCTTGATATTGTGACGGGTGTCCTTGGTCTTATCAGCACCAAGTTGAACATCGACCTCATCGCCAAGACTCGCGTGGGCTGCTCGATGTTGACTCTGATTCTGAGCCGAGCCGAGCTCCTGAAGCAAGGTGGTGGAGGCTCTCCTCAGCTGTGGGCCGAATG GGAACAAACCTTCGACATGTTCTTCAACAAGCTTGAGCCCACTCTTCACCACATCTTCCCCGGCAGTGTCAACACGGGAGAAGACGTTGTCGTTTGGCAGCTTCTCGCGGCCGTTGGTGTCAGTGCCAACCCCGAACAACAGCAGCGCCTGGTTCTTGCTGTCAAGGACCGCGTGCTTGATACCGTCGCTCACGCAAAGACGCTTCCGGGCGCCATGGCCACGACGAGGTTGGCCACTGTCAACCTTTTCATGCACTCGATTGGCCTGGATGTTGATTTGCTTCAGTAA